A window of Phycobacter azelaicus contains these coding sequences:
- a CDS encoding ETC complex I subunit, whose protein sequence is MQARIYRPARNAMTSGMAKTRKWVLEFAQASAREVDPLMGWTSSADTQSQVRLRFDSKEEALEYAKDHGIEAEVIEPKVRKANIRPGGYGDNFATNRRGPWTH, encoded by the coding sequence ATGCAAGCGCGTATTTACCGGCCAGCGAGAAACGCCATGACCTCCGGTATGGCCAAGACCCGCAAGTGGGTTCTGGAATTTGCACAGGCCAGTGCGCGTGAAGTCGATCCCCTGATGGGCTGGACCTCCTCGGCCGATACCCAAAGCCAGGTCCGCCTGCGTTTCGACAGCAAGGAAGAAGCGCTCGAATACGCCAAGGATCACGGCATCGAAGCCGAAGTGATCGAACCCAAGGTGCGCAAAGCCAATATCCGCCCCGGTGGTTACGGAGACAACTTTGCAACAAACCGCCGCGGTCCCTGGACCCATTGA